In one Methylobacterium sp. SyP6R genomic region, the following are encoded:
- a CDS encoding class I SAM-dependent methyltransferase, which yields MRSEISAALVLETLIAGILQSGTGYATDGSFTAQLGDVVDQDSTLIKAPEDILRAIVAPDRNLILDFGCGTGGSRRWIENLGYLWRGVNYLEGMADQVRDQALSDGRIDFYDGLTLPYERESFDVVYSFQVFEHIQDIGKTFGEIERVLKPGGALVGAVSYLEQIHDYSMFNFTPYGLKLACQRAGLRLEKIYPSYDVFTWMARRLLVVTSGSDENSLSETLRRDNNIDRLFKDFSDRMGLSVRDANLFRLMFSAHMTFHIRKPDPRQGSGAL from the coding sequence ATGCGCAGTGAAATTTCTGCAGCACTTGTTTTGGAGACGCTCATTGCGGGCATTCTTCAAAGCGGCACCGGCTACGCCACGGATGGATCTTTCACAGCTCAGCTCGGCGACGTTGTCGACCAAGATAGCACTCTCATAAAAGCGCCTGAAGACATTTTACGCGCCATTGTTGCGCCGGACAGAAACTTGATACTCGATTTCGGCTGCGGCACCGGCGGATCCAGACGCTGGATCGAAAATCTTGGATATCTGTGGCGCGGCGTAAATTATCTGGAGGGCATGGCCGATCAGGTCAGAGACCAAGCCCTATCCGATGGGCGCATTGATTTTTATGACGGCCTCACTCTGCCCTACGAGAGAGAATCATTCGATGTTGTCTACTCATTTCAAGTCTTCGAGCATATCCAGGACATTGGAAAAACTTTCGGAGAGATCGAAAGGGTTTTGAAGCCGGGCGGAGCCTTGGTCGGTGCCGTCAGCTACCTTGAGCAGATCCATGATTATTCGATGTTCAATTTCACTCCGTACGGGCTGAAATTGGCCTGCCAGCGCGCCGGGTTGCGGCTCGAGAAGATCTATCCAAGTTACGACGTTTTTACCTGGATGGCGAGACGACTCCTCGTCGTGACGAGCGGCAGCGATGAAAATTCACTATCCGAAACGCTCAGAAGAGACAATAATATCGACCGCCTGTTCAAAGATTTCTCAGATCGAATGGGGCTTTCGGTCCGAGACGCCAACCTGTTTCGTCTTATGTTTTCCGCTCATATGACCTTCCACATCAGGAAGCCCGATCCACGTCAGGGCAGCGGCGCGCTGTAA
- the cynS gene encoding cyanase — MKREDLTEKLLDIKREKGWTWKHIQDEIGGISPILITAACLGQMKLPKAQAAKAAALFGLSAAEERMLNEAPYRGSIPQMPPTDPLIYRFYELVMVYGTTWKELIQEEFGDGIMSAIDFNMTMERESNNKGDRVKLQMSGKFLPYKYYGNEEGVAEYGFKEE, encoded by the coding sequence ATGAAGCGCGAAGATCTTACGGAAAAGCTGCTCGACATCAAGCGCGAGAAGGGCTGGACCTGGAAGCACATCCAGGACGAGATCGGCGGGATCTCGCCGATCCTGATCACCGCCGCCTGCCTCGGCCAGATGAAGCTGCCCAAAGCGCAGGCCGCCAAGGCCGCTGCGCTGTTCGGCCTCTCGGCGGCCGAGGAGCGGATGCTGAACGAGGCCCCCTATCGCGGCTCGATTCCCCAGATGCCGCCGACCGACCCGCTGATCTACCGCTTCTACGAATTGGTGATGGTCTACGGCACCACCTGGAAGGAGCTGATCCAGGAGGAATTCGGCGACGGCATCATGTCGGCCATCGACTTCAACATGACGATGGAGCGCGAGTCCAACAACAAGGGCGACCGAGTCAAGTTGCAGATGTCGGGAAAATTCCTACCCTACAAGTATTACGGCAACGAGGAAGGCGTGGCCGAATACGGTTTCAAAGAAGAATGA
- the coaBC gene encoding bifunctional phosphopantothenoylcysteine decarboxylase/phosphopantothenate--cysteine ligase CoaBC gives MGALDGKRILLVIGGGIAAYKSLDLIRRLRERGAAVRCVLTKGAQEFVTPLAAASLSGQRAHTDLFDRADEADIGHIKLARDADAVVVAPATANTLARMAGGHAPDLASTVLLATTLPILIAPAMNVRMWLHPATQRNLALLEGDGVRIVGPNTGRMAEAETGPGRMAEPDEIADAVAALLAGPQEARPQKSTPLSGRHLLVTSGPTHEPIDPVRYLANRSSGKQGHAIAAAAAEAGARVTLVSGPVTLPDPPGVTVVRIETAREMLAAVEAALPADIAVFAAAVADWRPAAFGDEKIKKGPDGPPPLALTENPDILATIAQRREGRPPLVVGFAAETTDVIAHARAKIARKGCDLIVANDVSAATGVMGGDRNSVHLIGRDGGLETWPVLAKDEVARRLVARLAALAPSP, from the coding sequence ATGGGCGCGCTCGACGGCAAACGGATCCTCCTCGTCATCGGGGGCGGCATCGCGGCCTACAAGTCGCTGGACCTGATCCGGCGCCTTCGCGAGCGCGGCGCGGCGGTGCGCTGCGTGCTCACCAAGGGCGCGCAGGAATTCGTCACGCCGCTCGCCGCCGCGTCCCTGTCCGGCCAGCGCGCCCATACCGACCTGTTCGACCGGGCCGACGAGGCCGATATCGGTCACATCAAGCTCGCCCGCGACGCAGACGCGGTGGTGGTGGCACCCGCCACCGCCAACACGCTGGCCCGCATGGCCGGCGGGCACGCGCCGGACCTCGCCTCGACGGTGCTGCTCGCCACGACCCTGCCGATCCTGATCGCACCGGCGATGAACGTGCGGATGTGGCTGCACCCGGCGACGCAGCGCAACCTCGCCCTGCTCGAGGGCGACGGCGTCCGGATAGTGGGGCCCAATACGGGGCGGATGGCCGAGGCCGAGACCGGTCCCGGCCGGATGGCCGAGCCGGACGAGATCGCCGACGCGGTGGCAGCCCTGCTGGCGGGGCCGCAGGAGGCCAGGCCTCAGAAGTCGACCCCCCTTTCGGGCCGCCACCTCCTCGTCACCTCCGGGCCGACCCACGAGCCGATCGATCCGGTGCGCTACCTCGCCAACCGCTCCTCGGGCAAGCAGGGCCATGCCATCGCCGCCGCCGCCGCCGAAGCCGGCGCCCGGGTGACCCTGGTCTCGGGTCCCGTGACCCTGCCCGATCCCCCGGGCGTCACGGTCGTGCGGATCGAGACCGCCCGCGAGATGCTGGCGGCGGTGGAGGCGGCGTTGCCCGCCGACATCGCGGTCTTCGCCGCCGCCGTCGCCGATTGGCGCCCGGCCGCCTTCGGGGACGAGAAGATCAAGAAGGGACCGGACGGGCCCCCTCCCCTCGCGCTCACCGAGAATCCCGACATCCTGGCGACCATCGCGCAGCGGCGCGAGGGGCGCCCGCCCCTGGTGGTGGGATTCGCCGCCGAGACCACCGACGTGATCGCCCATGCCCGGGCCAAGATCGCCCGCAAGGGCTGCGACCTCATCGTCGCCAACGACGTCTCGGCCGCGACCGGCGTGATGGGGGGCGACCGCAACAGCGTCCACCTGATCGGCCGCGACGGCGGCCTCGAGACCTGGCCGGTCCTGGCCAAGGACGAGGTGGCGCGCCGCCTCGTCGCGCGTCTCGCTGCCCTCGCGCCCTCTCCCTGA
- a CDS encoding potassium transporter Kup, whose amino-acid sequence MTQSAAPTDGPAAPPDSLTPQSGGPPTKAGSVDEAEGHGHAKASFWTLFLGSVGVVYGDIGTSPLYAFREALTPGRADGVLTGEEVLGTVSLLLWALVLIVTIKYVLLLLQMDNKGEGGILSLMALARKALGGSHIVFMLGLFGAALFYGDAIITPAISVLSAVEGLKLVTPALDHYVLPITIAIILPLFLVQSRGTARMATFFGPIMLVWFSVLMLAALPHIARTPQVLWALNPWHAVHYLLGHGTGALVALGAVFLAVTGAEALFADLGHFGRRPIQTAWIVLVGPALAVNYLGQAALVLANPDTTDPFYQLVPEWGLLPMVLLATAATVIASQAVITGAFSLSRQAVQLGLLPRLEIRHTSESHSGQIYLPQINTLLMIGVVILVVLFRSSSALASAYGIAVTGTMLITAGLAFLVLWRVWKWSPLAAGAVMVPFIAVELLFLASNLLKVFEGGYMPLLLAGCLVLLMWTWVRGVTILFNKTRKTDVPLTELVAMLEKSPPHHVRGTAVFLTSDPETAPAALLHNLKHNKVLHEKNVVLTVKTIDLPRLNDADRVRIEPMGPHFWKVVMKFGYMESPNIPKGLALLRKQGFKFDIMATSFFLSRRSIRPAAQSGMPLWQDRVFITLARNANDATDFFQIPTGRVVEVGTQVTV is encoded by the coding sequence ATGACACAGTCAGCCGCACCCACGGACGGCCCCGCCGCGCCGCCCGACAGCCTCACCCCGCAGAGCGGCGGCCCGCCGACCAAGGCCGGCAGCGTCGACGAGGCCGAGGGCCACGGCCACGCCAAGGCGAGCTTCTGGACCCTGTTTCTCGGCTCGGTCGGCGTCGTCTACGGCGATATCGGCACGAGCCCGCTCTACGCGTTCCGCGAGGCGCTCACGCCCGGCCGGGCCGACGGCGTGCTCACCGGCGAGGAGGTCCTCGGCACCGTCTCGCTGCTGCTCTGGGCGCTCGTCCTCATCGTCACCATCAAGTACGTCCTGCTGCTCCTGCAGATGGACAACAAGGGCGAGGGCGGCATCCTCTCGCTGATGGCGCTCGCCCGCAAGGCGCTGGGCGGCTCGCACATCGTGTTCATGCTGGGCCTGTTCGGCGCCGCCCTGTTCTACGGCGACGCGATCATCACCCCGGCGATCTCGGTCCTGTCGGCGGTGGAGGGCCTGAAGCTCGTCACCCCCGCCCTCGACCATTACGTGCTGCCGATCACCATCGCGATCATCCTGCCGCTGTTCCTGGTACAGAGCCGGGGCACCGCCCGGATGGCGACGTTCTTCGGCCCGATCATGCTGGTGTGGTTCTCGGTGCTGATGCTGGCAGCGCTGCCGCACATCGCCCGCACGCCGCAGGTGCTGTGGGCGCTCAATCCCTGGCACGCGGTGCATTACCTGCTCGGCCACGGCACCGGCGCGCTGGTGGCGCTCGGCGCGGTGTTCCTGGCGGTGACCGGGGCCGAGGCCCTGTTCGCCGATCTCGGCCATTTCGGCCGCCGGCCGATCCAGACCGCCTGGATCGTCCTCGTCGGGCCGGCGCTCGCGGTCAACTATCTCGGCCAGGCCGCCCTGGTGCTGGCCAACCCCGACACGACCGATCCGTTCTACCAGCTCGTCCCCGAATGGGGCCTGCTGCCAATGGTGCTGCTCGCCACCGCCGCCACCGTCATCGCCAGCCAGGCGGTGATCACCGGTGCCTTCTCGCTCTCGCGCCAGGCGGTGCAGCTGGGGCTGCTGCCGCGGCTCGAGATCCGCCACACCTCCGAGTCGCATTCGGGCCAGATCTACCTGCCGCAGATCAACACCCTGCTGATGATCGGCGTGGTGATCCTGGTGGTGCTGTTCCGCTCCTCCTCGGCGCTCGCCTCGGCCTACGGCATCGCCGTCACCGGCACGATGCTGATCACGGCCGGCCTCGCCTTCCTGGTGCTGTGGCGGGTGTGGAAATGGTCGCCGCTGGCTGCCGGCGCCGTGATGGTGCCGTTCATCGCCGTCGAATTGCTGTTCCTGGCCTCGAACCTGCTCAAGGTGTTCGAGGGCGGCTACATGCCCCTGCTGCTCGCCGGCTGCCTCGTGCTGCTGATGTGGACCTGGGTGCGCGGTGTCACCATCCTTTTCAACAAGACCCGCAAGACCGACGTGCCGCTGACCGAGCTCGTCGCGATGCTGGAGAAGAGCCCGCCGCACCACGTCCGCGGCACGGCGGTGTTCCTCACCAGCGATCCCGAGACCGCGCCGGCGGCCCTCCTGCACAACCTGAAGCACAACAAGGTGCTGCACGAGAAGAACGTCGTGCTCACCGTCAAGACCATCGACCTGCCGCGCCTCAACGACGCCGACCGGGTCCGGATCGAGCCGATGGGCCCGCATTTCTGGAAGGTCGTGATGAAGTTCGGCTACATGGAATCGCCGAACATCCCGAAGGGCTTGGCGCTCCTGCGCAAGCAGGGCTTCAAGTTCGACATCATGGCGACGTCGTTCTTCCTGTCGCGGCGCTCGATCCGCCCGGCGGCGCAGTCCGGCATGCCGCTGTGGCAGGACCGGGTGTTCATCACGCTCGCCCGCAACGCCAACGACGCGACGGACTTCTTCCAGATCCCGACCGGGCGCGTGGTCGAGGTCGGAACCCAGGTGACGGTGTAG
- the ispG gene encoding flavodoxin-dependent (E)-4-hydroxy-3-methylbut-2-enyl-diphosphate synthase, which translates to MEAMEALAATAPADAAPEIAGPSPRHRTVGVRIGEGEGAVVMGGGAPIVVQSMTNTDTADIDATVAQVAALARAGSEVVRITVDRDEAASAVPKIRERLDRIGVPVPLVGDFHYIGHKLLTDHPACAEALAKYRINPGNVGFKEKKDLQFGTIVEQAARYGKAVRIGANWGSLDEALLTHMMDENANSARPRDARAVMREAMVQSALLSADRAVEIGLPKERIVLSAKVSAVQDLIAVYREVARRSDYAIHLGLTEAGMGTKGIVAASAAIGVLLQEGIGDTIRYSLTPEPGGDRTVEVKVAQELLQTMGFRTFVPLVAACPGCGRTTSTVFQELARDIQNWITTSMPEWRKTYPGVEGLNVAVMGCIVNGPGESKHADIGISLPGTGETPTAPVFIDGKKAMTLRGATLAKDFEGIVIDYIERRFGQGTREGLGRRSAAE; encoded by the coding sequence ATGGAAGCCATGGAAGCCCTCGCCGCGACCGCCCCGGCGGACGCCGCTCCCGAGATCGCCGGCCCGAGCCCCCGGCACCGCACCGTCGGCGTCCGGATCGGCGAGGGCGAGGGCGCGGTGGTGATGGGCGGCGGCGCCCCCATCGTCGTGCAGTCGATGACCAACACCGACACCGCCGACATCGACGCCACGGTGGCGCAGGTGGCCGCCCTGGCCCGAGCCGGCTCCGAGGTCGTGCGCATCACCGTCGACCGCGACGAGGCGGCCTCCGCCGTGCCGAAGATCCGCGAGCGCCTGGACCGCATCGGCGTCCCCGTGCCGCTGGTCGGCGACTTCCACTATATCGGCCACAAGCTCCTGACCGACCATCCGGCCTGCGCCGAGGCGCTGGCCAAGTACCGGATCAACCCGGGCAATGTCGGCTTCAAGGAGAAGAAGGACCTCCAGTTCGGCACCATCGTCGAGCAGGCGGCCCGTTACGGCAAGGCGGTGCGGATCGGCGCCAACTGGGGCTCCCTCGACGAGGCGCTCCTCACCCACATGATGGACGAGAACGCCAATTCGGCGCGTCCCCGCGACGCCCGCGCGGTGATGCGCGAGGCGATGGTGCAATCCGCCCTGCTCTCCGCCGACCGGGCGGTGGAGATCGGCCTGCCGAAGGAGCGCATCGTGCTCTCGGCCAAGGTCTCGGCGGTGCAGGACCTGATCGCGGTCTACCGCGAGGTGGCGCGCCGCTCCGACTACGCCATCCATCTCGGCCTGACCGAGGCCGGCATGGGCACGAAGGGCATCGTGGCGGCCTCCGCGGCGATCGGCGTGCTGCTCCAGGAGGGCATCGGCGACACGATCCGCTACTCGCTCACCCCGGAGCCCGGCGGCGACCGCACCGTCGAGGTGAAGGTGGCGCAGGAACTGCTCCAGACGATGGGCTTCCGCACCTTCGTGCCGCTGGTCGCCGCCTGCCCGGGCTGCGGCCGCACCACCTCGACGGTGTTCCAGGAGCTCGCTCGCGACATCCAGAACTGGATCACCACCTCGATGCCCGAGTGGCGCAAGACCTATCCGGGGGTCGAGGGGCTGAACGTCGCCGTGATGGGCTGCATCGTCAACGGCCCGGGCGAGTCGAAGCATGCCGATATCGGCATCTCGCTGCCCGGCACCGGCGAGACCCCGACCGCCCCGGTCTTCATCGACGGCAAGAAGGCGATGACCCTGCGCGGCGCGACGCTGGCCAAGGATTTCGAGGGCATCGTGATCGACTACATCGAGCGGCGCTTCGGCCAAGGTACCAGGGAAGGATTGGGTCGCCGCAGCGCCGCCGAGTGA
- a CDS encoding patatin-like phospholipase family protein, with product MTDMILPQQAESGGATIPDASPEILGHAAPGPHASSGPLGRGLAGPRAEKAIALALQGGGAHGAFTWGVLDALIEDGRLAFEAMTGASAGAMNAVVMVDGWLRGGPDGARERLEAFWREVSLDADLPQAQQTFVDGVLSFWKATPVGAFWNAVASPYTSNPLNINPLKRALADTVDFEALRRDGPADLYISATNVWTGKMAVFERPDLTIDHLMASACLPTVFQAVEIDGVPHWDGGYLGNPPLYPLYQGSRSPDILLVQINPVERRETPRSPAEIRDRLNEITFNGNLMRELRAIDFIDGLIEDGVLGRSNAYKPVLLHRIDGSGGALDDASASSRLRAQWPFLLHLRDAGREAAKAWLEQNYDAIGRESTLDLKAMYT from the coding sequence ATGACCGACATGATCCTACCCCAGCAAGCTGAGTCCGGCGGGGCGACGATCCCCGACGCGTCTCCCGAGATCCTTGGCCACGCGGCCCCCGGCCCGCATGCCTCCTCCGGTCCTCTCGGCCGCGGCCTTGCCGGCCCCCGGGCCGAGAAGGCCATCGCCCTGGCGCTCCAGGGCGGCGGTGCCCACGGCGCCTTCACCTGGGGCGTGCTCGACGCCCTGATCGAGGATGGCCGCCTCGCCTTCGAGGCGATGACCGGAGCGAGCGCCGGCGCGATGAACGCCGTCGTGATGGTCGATGGCTGGCTGCGCGGCGGCCCCGACGGCGCGCGCGAGCGCCTGGAGGCGTTCTGGCGCGAGGTCAGCCTCGATGCCGACCTGCCGCAGGCGCAGCAGACCTTCGTCGACGGGGTGCTGAGCTTCTGGAAGGCGACCCCGGTCGGGGCGTTCTGGAACGCCGTCGCCAGCCCCTACACGTCGAACCCCCTCAACATCAATCCGCTGAAGCGGGCGCTCGCCGACACGGTCGATTTCGAGGCGTTACGCCGCGACGGACCGGCCGACCTGTACATCTCCGCCACCAATGTCTGGACCGGCAAGATGGCGGTGTTCGAGCGGCCGGACCTCACGATCGACCACCTGATGGCCTCGGCCTGCCTGCCGACGGTCTTCCAGGCCGTCGAGATCGACGGCGTGCCGCACTGGGACGGCGGCTATCTCGGCAACCCGCCGCTCTACCCCCTCTATCAGGGCTCTCGATCCCCCGACATCCTGCTCGTCCAGATCAACCCGGTCGAGCGCCGCGAGACCCCCCGCAGCCCGGCCGAGATCCGCGACCGCCTCAACGAGATCACCTTCAACGGCAACCTGATGCGGGAATTGCGGGCGATCGACTTCATCGACGGGTTGATCGAGGACGGCGTCCTCGGGCGCTCGAACGCCTACAAGCCGGTGCTTCTCCACCGCATCGACGGCAGCGGCGGCGCCCTCGACGACGCCTCGGCCTCCTCGCGGCTGCGCGCGCAATGGCCGTTCCTGCTCCATCTGCGCGATGCCGGCCGCGAGGCCGCCAAGGCGTGGCTCGAACAGAATTACGATGCCATCGGGCGGGAGAGCACCCTGGACCTGAAGGCGATGTATACCTGA
- a CDS encoding ABC transporter substrate-binding protein — protein MSFRSTVAGAAGLALSLALSAPALAQDTKAPIKIGVLSDMSGPFADQAGTGSVIAAQLAVEDFAKEAGELKVEVVSADHQNKPDIGLATARRWLDQEGVSTIVDLPNSAVALAVSNLMRERHRVALASSALTSDLTGKACAPTTVQWVSDTWAQGSATARAIAGRGLKSWYFVTVDYALGHALERDATVALKAAGGTVKGSSKHPLNAGDFASPLLSAQGSGAQVLALADTGADMINAVKQAAEFGVMPEMRLAALFVQLSDVHALGLKAAQGLQLASAFYWDRTDGTRAFAKRFGERMNGRMPTENHAGVYSSTLAYLRAVRDTGTIEGEKVVAAMREKPIDDPLFGAVTVRQDGRAVHDLFLFEVKAPADSKGPYDYYKLISTVPGDQAFRPMAEGGCPLVK, from the coding sequence ATGTCGTTCCGCTCAACGGTCGCCGGCGCCGCCGGCCTCGCCCTGTCGCTGGCCTTGAGTGCCCCCGCGCTCGCGCAGGACACCAAGGCGCCGATCAAGATCGGGGTGCTCAGCGACATGAGCGGGCCCTTCGCCGACCAGGCGGGCACCGGCTCGGTGATCGCGGCCCAGCTCGCCGTCGAGGATTTCGCCAAGGAGGCCGGCGAGCTGAAGGTCGAGGTCGTCTCGGCCGACCACCAGAACAAGCCCGATATCGGGCTCGCCACCGCCCGGCGCTGGCTCGACCAGGAGGGCGTCTCGACCATCGTCGACCTTCCGAACTCGGCGGTCGCGCTGGCGGTCTCCAACCTGATGCGCGAGCGTCACCGGGTCGCCCTGGCCTCGAGCGCACTCACCTCCGACCTCACCGGCAAGGCCTGCGCGCCGACGACCGTGCAGTGGGTCTCGGATACCTGGGCTCAAGGCTCGGCCACCGCCCGCGCCATCGCCGGCCGCGGCCTGAAATCCTGGTATTTCGTCACCGTCGATTACGCGCTCGGCCACGCGCTCGAGCGTGACGCCACCGTGGCCCTGAAGGCCGCCGGCGGCACCGTGAAGGGATCGAGCAAGCACCCGCTCAATGCCGGCGACTTCGCCTCGCCGCTGCTCTCGGCGCAAGGGTCGGGCGCGCAGGTCCTGGCGCTCGCCGATACGGGCGCCGACATGATCAACGCCGTCAAGCAGGCGGCGGAGTTCGGGGTGATGCCCGAGATGCGGCTCGCCGCCCTGTTCGTGCAGCTCTCCGACGTCCATGCGCTCGGCCTCAAGGCGGCGCAGGGGCTCCAGCTCGCCAGCGCCTTCTACTGGGACCGCACCGACGGCACCCGCGCCTTCGCCAAGCGCTTCGGGGAGCGGATGAACGGCCGCATGCCGACCGAGAACCATGCCGGCGTCTATTCCTCGACGCTGGCCTACCTGCGGGCGGTGCGCGACACCGGCACCATCGAGGGCGAGAAGGTGGTGGCGGCGATGCGCGAGAAGCCGATCGACGATCCGCTCTTCGGCGCCGTGACGGTCCGCCAGGACGGCCGCGCCGTGCACGACCTGTTCCTGTTCGAAGTGAAGGCACCGGCCGACAGCAAGGGCCCGTACGATTACTACAAGCTGATCTCCACCGTGCCGGGTGACCAGGCCTTCCGGCCGATGGCCGAGGGCGGCTGCCCGCTGGTGAAGTAG
- a CDS encoding aldo/keto reductase — MSDAVLTLNDGKRIPQLGFGVWRLSDEEAPAIVGAAFEAGYRSIDTAAMYGNEAGIGRAIAASGLKRDEIFVATKVWNDRHGFDETLRACDESLGRLGLDHVDLYLVHWPVPQRGAYVDTWRALMRLREDGRARSIGVCNFTVEHLTRVIDATGSTPSVNQVELHPRFQQSALRAFHAEAGIVTEAWAPLGRGGVLDDPAIRAIAEKHGRSPAQIVLRWHLQSGTVAIPKSATPSRIRENREIGDFALDADDLARLASLDDPAGRMGPDPDTFGA, encoded by the coding sequence ATGTCCGACGCCGTCCTGACCCTCAATGACGGGAAGCGCATCCCCCAGCTCGGCTTCGGGGTGTGGCGGCTCTCCGACGAGGAGGCCCCGGCGATCGTCGGCGCCGCCTTCGAGGCGGGCTACCGCTCGATCGACACCGCGGCGATGTACGGCAACGAGGCCGGGATCGGCCGCGCCATCGCCGCCTCCGGCCTGAAGCGGGACGAGATCTTCGTCGCCACCAAGGTCTGGAACGACCGCCATGGTTTCGACGAGACCCTGCGCGCCTGCGACGAATCCTTGGGCCGCCTCGGCCTCGACCATGTCGACCTCTACCTCGTCCACTGGCCGGTGCCGCAGCGCGGCGCGTACGTCGACACCTGGCGCGCCCTGATGCGCCTGCGCGAGGATGGCCGCGCCCGCTCGATCGGGGTCTGCAACTTCACGGTCGAGCACCTCACGCGCGTGATCGACGCCACTGGCTCGACGCCCTCGGTCAACCAGGTCGAGCTGCATCCGCGCTTCCAGCAATCGGCGTTGCGCGCCTTCCACGCCGAGGCCGGCATCGTCACCGAGGCCTGGGCGCCGCTCGGCCGCGGCGGCGTGCTCGACGATCCCGCCATCCGGGCCATCGCCGAGAAGCATGGCCGCAGCCCGGCCCAGATCGTCCTGCGCTGGCACCTCCAGAGCGGCACCGTCGCGATCCCGAAATCGGCGACGCCGTCCCGCATCCGCGAGAACCGGGAGATCGGGGATTTTGCCCTCGATGCCGACGATCTCGCCCGCCTCGCTTCCCTCGACGATCCGGCGGGGCGGATGGGGCCCGATCCGGACACCTTCGGGGCATGA
- a CDS encoding acyl-CoA thioesterase, whose product MSGRTPPETRAAYRRFVPITTRWADNDVYGHVNNVVYYAFFDTAVNSVLIADGALEIAKSPVIGLVVETGCRYFRSMAFPDRVTAGIRVAHRGNSSVRYEVGLFRNDDEDAAAQGHFVHVYVDRATQRPVPLPEALRRVLEPLAV is encoded by the coding sequence TTGAGCGGCCGCACGCCCCCCGAGACCCGCGCCGCCTACCGGCGCTTCGTGCCGATCACCACCCGCTGGGCCGACAACGACGTCTACGGCCACGTCAACAACGTGGTCTATTACGCCTTCTTCGACACGGCGGTGAACAGCGTGCTGATCGCCGACGGAGCCCTCGAGATTGCGAAAAGCCCGGTGATCGGCCTCGTGGTCGAAACCGGATGCCGCTACTTCCGGTCGATGGCGTTTCCCGATCGGGTCACCGCCGGGATTCGGGTGGCGCATCGCGGCAATTCGAGCGTGCGCTACGAGGTCGGGCTGTTTCGCAACGACGACGAGGACGCCGCGGCGCAAGGGCACTTCGTCCACGTCTATGTCGACCGGGCGACGCAGCGCCCCGTGCCGCTGCCGGAGGCGTTGCGGCGGGTGCTGGAGCCGCTGGCCGTATGA
- a CDS encoding ACT domain-containing protein, producing the protein MRAETDLGRLLSGMRPELQPGTYVFAMVDDAGVPAGLAPVMSFREAAGTTLILPEAEAVRAGLPGAFRCRWITLTVPSALDAVGFLAAVTACLAESGIAVNAVSAFHHDHLFVPVSRAEEAMRRLRECFGPGS; encoded by the coding sequence ATGAGGGCTGAGACCGATCTCGGCCGTCTCCTGTCCGGGATGCGGCCGGAGTTGCAGCCCGGGACCTACGTCTTCGCCATGGTCGACGATGCCGGGGTGCCGGCGGGTCTCGCCCCGGTGATGAGTTTTCGCGAGGCGGCGGGCACGACCCTGATCCTGCCCGAGGCGGAGGCCGTGCGGGCGGGCCTGCCCGGCGCCTTCCGGTGCCGCTGGATCACGCTGACGGTCCCGTCCGCCCTCGACGCCGTCGGCTTCCTCGCCGCCGTGACGGCGTGCCTTGCGGAGAGCGGCATCGCCGTCAACGCCGTCTCGGCCTTTCACCACGATCACCTGTTCGTGCCGGTGTCGCGGGCGGAGGAGGCGATGCGGCGGCTGCGGGAGTGTTTCGGGCCGGGATCGTGA